The following proteins come from a genomic window of Nicotiana tomentosiformis chromosome 12, ASM39032v3, whole genome shotgun sequence:
- the LOC138902585 gene encoding uncharacterized protein codes for MVSGRVRGKNGVCILVDRDLTELMVEVKRVNDRLMAIKIVVGGYTMNVVSVYAPLVGLDEEVKRRFWEDLDGFGDKNEGGTSLLEYAKAFELIDYLLLRKYDRGLCMDFSVIPSGNLTTQRKLLVMDLEIRWMRRKRDMSCISRFRWGAMTKDKAQELGEKFLAKRARRSSRDASCMWSMTANYIIEAAREVLGVSKGFLVDIKGTGGGMKMFKGK; via the exons ATGGTATCAGGGAGGGTGAGAGGGAAGAACGGGGTATGCATCTTAGTTGATAGGGATCTAACGGAGCTAATGGTTGAGGTTAAGAGGGTGAATGATAGGTTGATGGCCATTAAGATAGTCGTGGGAGGGTATACTATGAACGTAGTTAGTGTTTACGCGCCTCTGGTGGGTTTGGACGAGGAGGTTAAAAGGCGCTTCTGGGAGGATTTGGATGG TTTTGGAGATAAAAACGAAGGAGGTACTTCGCTGCTGGAGTATGCTAAAGCTTTTGAGCTG ATTGATTATCTACTTCTCAGAAAATATGATAGAGGTTTATGCATGGATTTTAGTGTCATCCCGAGTGGGAATCTTACGACCCAACGTAAGCTGTTGGTTATGGACTTAGAGATCAGGTGGATGAGGAGGAAGAGGGATATGTCTTGTATATCTAGGTTTAGGTGGGGTGCAATGACTAAGGACAAAGCCCAGGAGTTGGGGGAGAAGTTCCTGGCTAAGAGGGCTAGAAGGAGTAGCAGGGATGCGAGTTGTATGTGGTCTATGACAGCGAATTATATTATAGAGgcggcgagagaggtgttaggggtctcgaagggTTTTCTGGTGGACATAAAggggactggtggtggaatgaagatGTTCAAGGGAAAGTAA